A window from Roseofilum capinflatum BLCC-M114 encodes these proteins:
- a CDS encoding diguanylate cyclase domain-containing protein — MSTIDYSLAMDHHQRDESPIEILVVDDTSANLSVLSQLLSKEGYKVRVARNGEFALRSALSSPPSLILLDIMMPEMNGYQVCERLKLNSITQDIPIIFLSASDEILDKVTAFGVGGVDYITKPFESIEVLARIENQLRLRSLQQQLQSQNQNLYAEIEKRKAIEASLAQSRSLLSGILNSSLDAIAALEAVRDQQDNIIDFRCLLLNPMAYQLLGKSQLQGQSLLQVLPGLKLDGLLEDFICVVETSQAIQKEIYYAHDNIEGWFEILLVKLGDGLTVTFRDITKRKQIELALEKANLELSNQANVDGLTQIANRRYFDRYLAEQWQQLKGEQQPLALILADVDYFKLYNDNYGHQAGDRCLIKVAQTLSHHLPGAASLAARYGGEEFGVILPQTSLEQAIQVGQTIRQAIHQLRLDHAYSQVSSWVTLSLGVSAVIPGDRASDAEHSRQSPEQLIAQADRALYQAKEKGRDRLECMI, encoded by the coding sequence ATGTCCACTATCGACTATTCACTGGCTATGGATCACCATCAGAGAGATGAATCTCCAATTGAGATCTTGGTGGTTGATGACACTTCAGCGAACTTAAGTGTACTCAGCCAATTGTTATCTAAGGAAGGCTATAAAGTGCGAGTCGCTCGTAATGGTGAGTTTGCCTTACGTTCAGCGCTCTCGTCTCCTCCAAGTCTGATTTTACTGGATATTATGATGCCAGAAATGAATGGCTATCAAGTTTGTGAACGTCTGAAACTGAACTCGATCACCCAAGATATCCCAATTATTTTCTTGAGTGCCTCGGATGAAATCTTGGATAAGGTGACGGCGTTTGGAGTGGGAGGCGTAGACTATATTACCAAGCCCTTTGAAAGTATAGAAGTTTTAGCCAGAATTGAAAATCAGCTCCGGTTGCGATCGCTGCAACAGCAACTGCAAAGCCAAAATCAGAATTTATACGCAGAAATCGAAAAGCGCAAGGCGATCGAAGCTTCTTTAGCTCAATCCCGTTCTTTGTTATCGGGAATCTTAAATAGTTCCCTGGATGCTATTGCTGCCTTAGAAGCAGTCCGAGATCAACAGGACAATATTATCGATTTTCGCTGCTTATTGCTCAATCCCATGGCCTATCAATTATTAGGTAAATCCCAATTACAGGGTCAATCCTTACTGCAAGTCCTGCCGGGGTTAAAACTCGATGGGTTATTGGAGGATTTTATTTGCGTAGTAGAAACTTCACAAGCGATTCAAAAAGAAATCTATTATGCCCATGATAATATTGAAGGTTGGTTTGAGATTTTGCTGGTGAAGCTTGGAGATGGGTTAACGGTGACGTTTCGAGATATTACGAAGCGCAAACAAATTGAGTTAGCCCTGGAAAAAGCGAATTTAGAATTAAGTAATCAAGCTAATGTGGATGGTCTGACTCAAATTGCGAATCGTCGCTATTTCGATCGGTATTTGGCCGAGCAATGGCAACAGTTGAAGGGGGAGCAACAGCCTTTAGCCTTAATTTTGGCAGATGTGGATTATTTTAAGCTCTATAACGATAATTATGGCCATCAAGCGGGCGATCGCTGTTTAATTAAGGTCGCTCAAACCCTTTCCCATCATTTACCAGGTGCGGCAAGTTTAGCGGCTCGTTATGGGGGTGAAGAATTTGGGGTGATCCTTCCCCAGACTTCCCTAGAGCAAGCAATACAAGTTGGGCAAACCATTCGCCAAGCTATTCATCAACTCAGGCTCGATCATGCCTATTCTCAGGTGAGTTCCTGGGTAACCTTAAGTTTAGGGGTGAGCGCGGTAATTCCTGGCGATCGCGCAAGCGATGCGGAGCATTCTCGCCAATCCCCGGAGCAGTTAATCGCCCAAGCCGATCGCGCTTTATACCAAGCCAAGGAGAAGGGACGCGATCGCCTAGAGTGCATGATATAG
- a CDS encoding filamentous hemagglutinin N-terminal domain-containing protein — translation MRKRVNNSRYANTSWWLYSLVVSTLIPLYGGLNTPVVAQSIIPAQDGTGTFVSPGNNQQFNIQGGTQAGQNLFHSFQQFGLTQGQIANFMAQPDIQNILGRVVGGDPSIINGLIQLSNSSANLYLMNPAGIVFGPNASLNVPADFYATTATGIGLGLDQWFNVVGANDWSALTGEPTAFKFEGANPGSIVNLGNLQVNEQQTLGLIGGNTLNLGTLSAPGGKITIAAVPGEKSVRISQEGHLLSLDLPLNSENPHSQAITPLSLPELLTSSSLNHAERVTVNSQGQVVLTGSGITLPEMSGLAIASGTIDTSHITGGNITILGDRVGIIDAQINASGTQGGGTINIGGSFQGKGPLPNSNFTLVNDNSIINADALLNGDGGEVIIWGDDTTQFFGSISATGGENSGNGGFVEVSGLSFLDYQGTVDTTAPQGQTGTLLLDPTNIEVVPEGITSDLEDVDEFSDPDLDEPLPLTTISVSAINNAEGNVILQASENITFSEAVNMTVGFVGLTAEAGSSIDVNASITTDNGNLTLDAPTINVNAPLSTGGGFVSLQNSTASSSSSITVNQSITTSGGDIFLGGATTADTPNIDVNAALNTGGGKFSAIANQMTAGNIATSGGAVTITANGAIAMGSLDTSSTSSSGGNVSLSALQDIELTSINTEGGTTGGNVELTASGFVKVTGTFTANNSETASISTIGDTEGGTITITHGGNGETPFIVGDATTNGTAGAITRGTDTESTISITNEYLESHTQDSDRIQILTTTPTPTPTPTPTPTPTPTPTTEPEPPPGDPTAPPSGDQPPPDGGEQPPPDGGEQPPQDGGEQPPQDGGEQPPQDG, via the coding sequence ATGAGAAAAAGAGTTAACAATAGCAGATATGCCAATACATCTTGGTGGCTGTATTCTTTGGTGGTTAGTACCCTCATCCCTCTCTATGGAGGGTTGAACACCCCAGTTGTAGCACAGTCGATTATTCCCGCTCAAGATGGTACAGGAACATTTGTTTCCCCAGGGAATAATCAACAGTTTAATATTCAAGGGGGAACCCAAGCGGGGCAAAATTTATTTCATAGTTTCCAGCAGTTTGGATTAACCCAAGGGCAAATTGCCAACTTTATGGCTCAACCAGATATTCAAAATATTTTGGGTCGTGTGGTTGGTGGCGATCCCTCTATCATTAACGGATTAATTCAACTGAGCAATAGCAGCGCCAATCTATATTTAATGAATCCTGCCGGTATTGTATTTGGGCCCAATGCCAGCTTAAATGTGCCCGCCGATTTTTATGCCACGACAGCAACGGGCATCGGATTAGGACTCGATCAATGGTTTAATGTGGTGGGTGCAAATGATTGGAGCGCTTTAACGGGAGAGCCGACAGCGTTTAAGTTTGAGGGGGCTAATCCGGGCAGTATTGTTAATCTGGGGAATCTACAAGTTAATGAGCAGCAAACCTTGGGTTTAATTGGCGGTAATACTCTCAATTTGGGCACTCTATCTGCACCGGGGGGAAAGATTACGATTGCTGCGGTTCCGGGAGAAAAGTCCGTCCGTATTTCTCAAGAAGGCCATCTCTTAAGTTTAGATCTACCACTGAATTCGGAAAATCCTCATTCCCAAGCTATTACTCCGTTAAGTCTTCCGGAATTATTGACGAGTAGTTCATTGAATCATGCTGAAAGGGTAACGGTAAATTCCCAGGGACAGGTGGTGTTAACGGGATCGGGGATTACCCTTCCGGAAATGTCGGGGTTGGCGATCGCCTCCGGAACCATCGATACTTCTCATATAACCGGTGGAAATATCACCATTTTAGGCGATCGCGTCGGCATCATCGATGCTCAGATCAACGCCTCCGGAACCCAAGGTGGCGGAACCATCAACATCGGCGGTTCCTTCCAAGGAAAAGGCCCCCTTCCCAACAGTAACTTTACCCTCGTTAATGACAATAGCATCATCAATGCCGATGCCCTCCTGAATGGAGACGGGGGAGAGGTTATTATCTGGGGCGATGACACCACCCAATTCTTCGGAAGCATTAGCGCCACAGGAGGAGAAAATTCAGGCAATGGGGGGTTTGTCGAAGTTTCCGGTCTATCCTTCCTAGACTACCAAGGAACCGTAGACACCACTGCCCCCCAAGGACAAACCGGAACCCTACTCCTTGACCCCACCAATATTGAAGTCGTCCCTGAAGGCATTACCAGTGATTTAGAGGATGTCGATGAATTCAGCGATCCAGACTTAGATGAACCTCTTCCTCTGACAACAATTAGCGTCAGTGCAATCAATAATGCAGAAGGCAACGTTATCTTACAAGCGAGTGAAAATATTACCTTCAGTGAAGCAGTGAATATGACCGTTGGATTTGTGGGACTCACTGCTGAAGCGGGAAGCTCTATCGATGTTAACGCCAGCATTACCACCGATAATGGCAATCTTACCCTCGATGCTCCCACCATCAATGTTAATGCTCCCCTGAGTACAGGGGGAGGCTTTGTTTCCCTGCAAAATAGCACTGCATCCAGCAGCTCTTCTATTACCGTCAATCAGAGCATTACGACCAGTGGGGGCGATATTTTCCTCGGTGGTGCAACGACAGCAGATACTCCAAATATAGATGTGAATGCAGCACTAAATACAGGAGGTGGAAAATTTAGTGCGATCGCCAATCAGATGACCGCAGGAAACATCGCCACCAGTGGAGGTGCAGTTACTATAACCGCCAATGGCGCGATCGCCATGGGCAGTCTTGATACCTCTAGCACAAGCAGTAGTGGCGGCAATGTTTCTTTAAGCGCTCTTCAAGATATAGAACTCACCTCAATTAATACGGAAGGGGGAACCACTGGAGGCAATGTCGAGCTAACAGCCAGTGGTTTTGTGAAGGTCACTGGCACATTCACCGCAAACAATAGTGAAACTGCCAGTATTTCCACTATTGGAGATACAGAGGGTGGAACCATTACCATTACCCATGGTGGAAACGGCGAAACACCTTTTATTGTCGGTGATGCCACCACTAATGGGACAGCAGGCGCAATTACCAGGGGCACAGATACAGAATCCACCATCAGTATTACCAACGAATATCTAGAAAGCCATACCCAGGATAGCGATCGGATTCAAATTCTGACGACTACCCCAACTCCAACCCCAACTCCAACCCCAACCCCAACCCCAACCCCAACTCCAACCACTGAACCAGAACCCCCTCCAGGAGATCCCACAGCTCCACCGAGTGGCGACCAACCTCCACCAGATGGAGGAGAGCAACCCCCACCAGATGGAGGAGAGCAACCCCCACAGGATGGAGGAGAGCAACCCCCACAGGATGGAGGAGAGCAACCCCCACAGGATGGAG
- a CDS encoding MFS transporter, with protein MKVFLALSASERKNLLLMFAAGLLFWSSIGSLLPTLPLYLRSLGMADQQLGFVMGAFAIGLLLARPSIGAIADSHSRKLVILIGTAVCGLAPLGYLLVQSVSSLMIVRSFHGISLAAFTTGYIALVTDITPPKNRGEVLGYMSLINPVGVAFGPALGGFVQEAFGDRYLFLLTASFGFLAFLIMTQVQENRRTNPSKKTDSSPAIQPGLWRLLLSPRIRILSLVLLHVGLAFGGMSAFISLLMEETGVNFNAGFFFTAAAIASFSIRLVAGPLSDRIGRGIFITFSLSLYAIAMFILTFAHTPWLFLISGFLEGAGFGLLIPTTSAIIADRAYPHERGRLFGLCLGGFDLGIALAGPMAGLIAEAFSYQTLFICITVILILGLLVFLTQSSKDLPHSLRYALGRGQDIYSASR; from the coding sequence ATGAAGGTTTTTCTAGCCCTAAGCGCCAGTGAGCGAAAAAACCTGCTGTTAATGTTCGCAGCAGGTTTGCTGTTTTGGTCGAGTATTGGCTCTTTGTTGCCGACTTTACCGCTCTATCTGCGATCGCTAGGAATGGCAGATCAACAACTGGGCTTTGTCATGGGAGCATTTGCCATTGGTCTATTATTAGCTCGGCCTTCCATTGGGGCGATCGCCGATAGTCATAGTCGCAAACTGGTGATCCTGATTGGGACAGCCGTTTGTGGTCTCGCTCCCCTCGGTTATCTCCTCGTCCAGTCGGTTTCCTCCCTGATGATTGTGCGGAGCTTTCACGGCATTAGTTTGGCAGCCTTTACGACCGGATATATTGCTCTAGTCACCGATATCACCCCCCCTAAAAATCGGGGTGAAGTTCTCGGTTACATGAGCTTGATTAATCCCGTCGGTGTGGCCTTTGGCCCCGCTTTAGGGGGATTTGTACAAGAGGCTTTTGGCGATCGCTATCTGTTTCTGTTAACCGCGAGTTTCGGATTCCTCGCCTTTTTGATTATGACTCAAGTCCAAGAAAATCGGCGAACCAATCCCTCAAAGAAAACCGACTCCTCACCCGCCATTCAACCCGGATTATGGCGCTTACTACTGAGTCCCCGCATTCGCATTTTAAGCCTGGTTCTCCTCCATGTGGGTCTGGCTTTTGGGGGGATGAGTGCGTTTATTTCCCTCTTAATGGAGGAAACTGGAGTCAACTTTAACGCCGGATTCTTTTTTACCGCCGCCGCGATCGCCAGTTTTAGCATTCGTTTAGTCGCCGGCCCATTAAGCGATCGCATCGGTCGAGGGATCTTTATTACCTTCAGTCTCTCCCTCTACGCGATCGCCATGTTCATCCTTACCTTTGCCCATACCCCTTGGCTGTTTTTGATCTCCGGATTCTTAGAAGGAGCCGGTTTTGGCCTCCTCATTCCCACCACTTCCGCCATTATCGCCGATCGCGCCTATCCCCATGAACGGGGACGTTTATTTGGTCTCTGTTTAGGAGGGTTCGATCTCGGTATCGCCCTAGCCGGCCCCATGGCGGGTCTGATTGCCGAAGCCTTTTCCTATCAAACCCTATTTATCTGTATCACCGTTATCTTGATCCTGGGTTTACTGGTGTTCTTAACTCAATCAAGCAAAGACTTACCCCACTCCCTCCGCTATGCCTTGGGACGAGGGCAAGATATTTATAGCGCTTCGCGCTAG
- a CDS encoding sensor histidine kinase, with product MSSPSKKSFLRFFSLSNQLRYSLILVGLFSVVITGAILGYLSYQSELHKNQELQEKRSELAASRINNYLDDIQRQLGYLARVRGLTNLDDKTKTTLLEGLIRHNDAYRSVGIINRQGKVINLVFLDPSSTINSGQNMANSQMFNRSFERQEEYVSSVYLDPKDRSPKTILSVPIRNEEDRVDGVLMAEIDLRFLGFVVSNTSVGQTGYTYILDNRNAIVAQTGMRQDNFELQQVSEPDLLQYLWPRNNTQLNIYSGLYDRKVLGATTIIPSVQWKLVVELPVKEAYAPIARMLWITGLTLFVITLISMAIGFYRAHRILSPLKDLTEAALQIREGNFDTQVKITESNELGVLATAFNQMTAQVRELFEVLEEEKILLKQAKESAEVTLKNLRATQSQLIQAEKMSGLGQLVAGIAHEINNPINFIHANIAPAKSYAEDLITLIQLYEKHYPEHPLEIAEFMEEIELEFVLKDFQKILSSMKSGSERIREIVKSLRNFSRLDEDGLKEVDVHEGIENSLLILQNKFKSKLGMQEIQVIKDYATLPKIECYPGYLNQVFMNILANGIDALEDRRVITSDSSQEPLPTLTITTTLSQPDRVIIKIADNGPGMSPGVQEQVFDPFFTTKPVGKGTGLGLSISYQIVVERHGGRLSCRSEPGEGAEFQMELPVSQGVSPQRKRLSQKESVETGVS from the coding sequence ATGTCAAGTCCTTCTAAAAAATCTTTTTTACGATTTTTTTCCCTCTCCAATCAACTCCGCTATAGCTTGATCTTGGTTGGTTTGTTCAGTGTGGTAATCACAGGAGCAATCCTGGGGTATTTGAGCTATCAATCGGAATTACATAAAAACCAAGAGTTACAAGAAAAACGTTCGGAATTAGCAGCGAGTCGAATTAACAATTATTTGGATGATATTCAGAGACAACTAGGATATTTAGCGCGAGTTAGAGGGTTGACGAATTTAGATGATAAAACTAAAACCACTTTACTAGAAGGCTTGATTCGTCATAATGATGCCTATCGATCGGTAGGCATCATTAATCGTCAAGGTAAAGTTATTAATTTAGTATTTCTCGATCCGAGTAGCACTATTAATTCTGGTCAAAATATGGCTAATTCTCAGATGTTTAATCGCTCTTTTGAGCGGCAAGAAGAGTATGTTTCGTCTGTCTATCTCGATCCTAAAGATCGATCGCCGAAAACAATCTTATCAGTGCCGATTCGTAATGAAGAGGATCGGGTTGATGGTGTGTTGATGGCTGAAATTGATTTAAGGTTCCTGGGTTTTGTTGTGTCAAATACATCAGTTGGACAAACGGGATATACTTATATCTTGGATAATCGTAATGCGATCGTTGCCCAAACAGGAATGAGGCAGGATAACTTTGAGTTGCAACAAGTTTCTGAGCCAGACTTATTGCAGTATCTTTGGCCCCGAAATAATACTCAACTGAATATTTATTCAGGCCTCTACGATCGAAAAGTCTTAGGTGCAACGACCATTATTCCCAGTGTACAATGGAAGTTAGTAGTTGAGTTGCCCGTAAAAGAAGCCTATGCCCCGATCGCCAGAATGCTCTGGATTACGGGACTAACTTTGTTTGTTATTACACTAATTTCTATGGCGATCGGATTTTATCGTGCCCATCGCATTCTCTCACCCCTCAAGGATTTGACAGAAGCTGCCCTACAAATCCGTGAAGGCAACTTTGATACACAAGTCAAAATCACAGAATCTAACGAATTAGGCGTTTTAGCCACCGCCTTTAATCAAATGACGGCCCAAGTCCGAGAGTTATTTGAAGTGTTAGAAGAAGAAAAAATATTACTCAAACAGGCTAAAGAGTCGGCAGAAGTTACCCTGAAAAACCTGCGAGCGACTCAAAGCCAACTGATTCAAGCCGAAAAAATGTCTGGTTTGGGGCAATTAGTCGCGGGAATTGCCCATGAAATCAATAACCCCATTAACTTTATTCATGCTAACATTGCGCCAGCTAAAAGTTATGCCGAAGACCTCATAACGTTAATTCAACTCTACGAAAAACATTATCCAGAGCATCCCTTGGAGATTGCCGAATTTATGGAAGAGATTGAATTGGAATTTGTCTTGAAAGATTTTCAGAAAATTTTATCCTCCATGAAATCAGGCTCAGAACGGATTCGGGAAATTGTTAAGTCTCTTCGTAACTTTTCCCGTTTAGATGAAGATGGACTAAAGGAAGTCGATGTACATGAAGGAATTGAAAATAGTTTGTTGATTTTACAAAACAAATTCAAATCTAAGCTAGGGATGCAGGAAATCCAGGTGATTAAAGATTATGCAACCCTACCTAAAATTGAATGCTATCCGGGCTACTTAAATCAAGTGTTTATGAACATTTTAGCCAATGGTATTGATGCCTTAGAAGATCGGCGCGTGATTACCTCGGACTCTAGCCAGGAACCCTTACCGACCTTAACGATTACCACGACTTTATCCCAGCCCGATCGCGTGATCATTAAAATAGCCGATAATGGCCCAGGCATGTCTCCTGGGGTTCAAGAGCAAGTTTTTGATCCCTTTTTTACCACTAAACCGGTTGGTAAAGGAACCGGTTTAGGCTTGTCTATTAGCTATCAAATTGTGGTCGAACGGCATGGGGGGCGCTTATCCTGTCGTTCTGAACCCGGAGAGGGGGCAGAGTTTCAGATGGAGCTTCCCGTTTCTCAAGGTGTTTCCCCGCAGCGTAAACGACTCTCTCAGAAAGAATCAGTGGAAACAGGGGTTTCTTAG